A single window of Aphidius gifuensis isolate YNYX2018 linkage group LG1, ASM1490517v1, whole genome shotgun sequence DNA harbors:
- the LOC122848597 gene encoding origin recognition complex subunit 4, whose protein sequence is MGTTSKKKNMEIDFQDNMILLTRKYLKRKIMCPETKFRHHIKERQHVLDLLKRTVECGESNSALLIGPRGSGKTTLVNSVLKELSTIKNFKDNAMIVNLHGLVHTDDRLALKDATRQMQLENVVGDKVFGTFAENLSFLLDCLKAGDKKRSKPCIFILDEFDLFCGHQNQTLLYNLFDVAQSAQSPICVLGITCRLDVIELLEKRVKSRFSHRQIFLFPGENSAPEQALNGFEERVELFKYLLRLPDNENINRVEEQYDDCMIDSQFGTVWNQFIDDLVSNVTMINILKKMYSLDVNERCFRNFLAVAVSTLDEDHQRLEINDFIEASKMFTQDDKVLLLEGLSVLEISLIIAMKHETEIFDGEPINFETILNRYNKFANQNSSIQSVQRPVIMKAFEHIKNLELLTPVGGTNTRTEKEYQYYKFLLTPEQILDALKNYPSLPTEVKQWATNSLQ, encoded by the exons ATGGGAACAACAAGTAAAAAGAAGAATATGgaaattgattttcaagatAATATGATACTTTTAACaagaaaatatctaaaaagaaaaattatgtgtCCAGAGACAAAATTTCGACATCATATTAAAGAACGTCAACATGTATTGGATCTTTTGAAGCGAACAGTTGAATGTGGAGAAAGTAATTCAGCTTTGTTAATTGGTCCTCGTGGAAGTGGTAAAACAACACTTGTTAATTCAGTTCTTAAAGAATTATcaactataaaaaattttaaagacaaTGCAATGATTGTTAATCTTCATGGATTAGTTCATACTGATGATCGTTTAGCATTAAAAGATGCAACTCGTCAAATGCAATTAGAAAATGTTGTTGGTGATAAAGTATTTGGTACATTTGCTGAAAATCTTAGTTTTTTACTTGATTGTTTAAAAGCAGGtgataaaaaaagatcaaaaccttgtatttttatattggatgaatttgatttattttgtggACATCAAAATCaaacattattatataatttatttgatgttgCACAATCAGCACAATCTCCAATATGTGTACTTGGTATAACATGTCGTCTTGATGTTATTGAACTATTGGAAAAAAGAGTTAAATCAAGATTTTCACAtagacaaatatttttatttcctggTGAAAATTCAGCACCAGAACAAGCATTAAATGGATTTGAAGAAcgtgttgaattatttaaatatttactaagACTTCcagataatgaaaatatcaatAGGGTTGAAGAACAGTATGATGATTGTATGATTGATTCACAATTTGGAACTGTTTGGAATCAATTTATCGATGATTTAGTATCAAATGTTACaatgattaatatattaaaaaaaatgtattcacTTGATGTTAACGAAAGatgttttagaaattttttggCTGTTGCTGTATCAACACTTGATGAAGATCATCAAAGACttgaaattaatgattttattgaagCAAGTAAAATGTTTACACAAGATGATAAAGTTTTATTGCTTGAGGGGCTTTCAGTACTTGAAATAAGTTTAATCATTGCAATGAAACATGAAACTGAAATTTTTGATGGTGAACCAATTAATTTTGAGACAATATTAAAtcgttataataaatttgctaATCAAAATTCAAGCATTCAATCCGTCCAGAGACCAGTCATTATGAAAGCTTTTGAGCATATTAAg aatttagAACTGTTAACACCCGTTGGAGGAACAAATACTCGTACTGAAAAAGAGTATcagtattataaatttttactaacTCCAGAACAAATACTCgatgcattaaaaaattatcccaGTTTACCAACTGAAGTTAAACAATGGGCAACAAACAGTCTTCAATAA
- the LOC122848624 gene encoding E3 ubiquitin-protein ligase RNF113A produces MADENTSDKKILFKKRKINKTSTRKRKTDEDNNGSSEDETIIVKKEKKIDNNPLIQRTNTKKQQRSRNDSSSEDESVLRVSYKSKKTSEIAGPGDQGATSVIETETELDKDAQAIFEKAQKINEELEGKEDDKIYRGMNNYAQYFKKKDTAAGNASSGMVRKGPIRAPANIRTTVRWDYQPDICKDYKETGFCGFGDSCKFLHDRSDYKLGWQLEREGTSGTANDSGDDDDDKKYEIDSDEDTLPFKCFICRESFTDPIITKCKHYFCEKCALGHYKKSTRCFICNVQTNGVFNPAKELIARKKLEDDEANTSKKCCDSDNENNEDDDD; encoded by the exons ATGGCCGACGAAAAtacaagtgataaaaaaattttatttaaaaagcgcaaaataaataaaacatcaacaaGAAAACGAAAAACTGATGAAGATAATAATG gaAGTAGTGAAGATGAAACAATCAttgtgaaaaaagaaaaaaaaatagataataatccTCTGATACAAagg actaatactaaaaaacaacaacgatCAAGAAATGATTCAAGCAGTGAGGATGAAAGTGTATTGAGAGTTTCatataaaagcaaaaaaactaGTGAAATTGCTGGTCCAGGTGATCAAGGTGCAACATCAGTTATTGAGACTGAAACAGAATTGGACAAGGATGCCCAAGCAATATTTGAAAAAgcccaaaaaataaatgaagaattaGAAGGAAAAgaagatgataaaatatatcgtGGTATGAATAATTATGCTcaatattttaagaaaaaagatACTGCTGCTGGAAATGCCTCGAGTGGAATGGTAAGAAAAGGTCCAATAAGAGCACCAGCAAATATACGAACAACAGTAAGATGGGATTATCAACCGGATATTTGTAAGGATTACAAAGAAACTGGATTTTGTGGATTTGGTGATagttgtaaatttttacatgACAGATCTGATTATAAACTTGGTTGGCAATTAGAGAGAGAAGGTACAAGTGGTACTGCCAATGAcagtggtgatgatgatgatgataaaaaatatgaaattgacAGTGATGAAGACACTTTGccatttaaatgttttatttgtcGTGAATCATTTACCGATCCAATTATtacaaa atGTAAGCattatttttgtgaaaaatgTGCTTTAGGACATTACAAAAAATCTACTCGATGTTTTATTTGTAATGTTCAAACAAATGGAGTATTTAATCCGGCAAAAGAATTAATTGCAAGAAAGAAATTAGAAGACGACGAAGCTAATACAAGCAAAAAGTGTTGTGATAgtgacaatgaaaataatgaggATGATGacgattaa